In a genomic window of Zingiber officinale cultivar Zhangliang chromosome 9B, Zo_v1.1, whole genome shotgun sequence:
- the LOC122024751 gene encoding bifunctional abietadiene synthase, chloroplastic-like, giving the protein MPAALSSASLAVPSSNPQFSTPSSSSTKLRLFNPQVHHQFQPIRLPRVVISPALSTNHTFRSRPLSALSPAAAAVMDAANEREGGDEGKLKELISVISKELAELGDKLENLSSSPLEALRMVDVIERLGIQRFFHEHIQRIIRSTYLQWHEQFGLKNDADATLLGFRLLRIHGYHVTAGILDSLKGQFGDPTTFKVDTPAKISSMIHLLKCSHVGFPSESTIMEQVKAFASFQLHKLFLEGDQSLLKANNLDMEIKFALEYPRRYLLPRLESRIVINQLWPSSGCLNKCLQLAKIDLGMLQKLHQQEIASLEQWWTEQECSKTIPFRGGITKSHFFTCPSIYEPEFSAFRAAFTKSCSFVVIIDDEMDLLDCDPNDILKFNEAVQRWDPSPCDDAPQFRAIVPSFFATVEDMGAEASKIQGRDVLPYIKKVWQELIAGYTENAKWRSASCIPNMEEYLKASLPSISSTTIGLSSLMMMPEPISEEALRLIGPGSRFMYLINLVSRLANDLATFETEAANGEIASAVSCYQNDHGCTQEEAIAAVEGIIQSSCQELEWELFKSIAVVPECYRRGIINIARTSCFVYKRGDSYSLADDDEYATLLKDYLFRPIQ; this is encoded by the exons ATGCCCGCCGCCCTCTCCTCCGCCTCCCTCGCCGTGCCCTCGTCCAATCCCCAGTTCTCGACGCCGAGCTCCTCGTCAACAAAGCTGCGCCTCTTCAACCCCCAAGTTCACCACCAATTTCAACCAATCAGGCTCCCTCGCGTGGTCATTTCGCCTGCACTTTCCACTAATCACACATTCAGATCTCGTCCTCTTTCTGCGCTATCGCCCGCTGCAGCAGCCGTCATGGACGCTGCAAATGAG CGAGAAGGAGGTGACGAAGGAAAGCTGAAGGAACTCATCTCTGTCATCAGCAAAGAGCTTGCCGAATTAGGAGACAAATTAGAAAATCTCAGCAGCTCCCCTCTGGAAGCTTTGAGAATGGTGGACGTGATAGAGCGGCTGGGTATTCAGAGATTTTTCCATGAACACATCCAGAGGATCATACGCTCGACTTACTT GCAATGGCACGAGCAATTTGGTCTGAAGAACGATGCAGATGCCACTTTGTTGGGATTTCGCTTGCTCAGGATCCATGGCTACCATGTCACTGCAG GGATCCTTGACTCGTTGAAAGGTCAATTTGGAGATCCCACCACATTCAAGGTCGACACCCCTGCCAAAATTTCAAGCATGATCCATTTGTTGAAATGCTCTCACGTGGGATTCCCCAGTGAATCGACCATCATGGAACAAGTGAAGGCGTTCGCCAGTTTTCAACTCCATAAACTATTTCTAGAAGGAGACCAGTCGCTTCTTAAAGCCAACAATCTGGACATGGAG ATAAAATTTGCTTTGGAATACCCGAGGAGATATTTGCTTCCGAGACTGGAGTCAAGAATCGTTATTAACCAGCTATGGCCTAGCTCTGGATGTCTAAATAAGTGCTTGCAACTTGCTAAGATCGATTTAGGGATGCTCCAAAAGCTACATCAACAGGAGATCGCGTCGCTCGAGCA ATGGTGGACTGAACAAGAATGCAGTAAGACAATACCCTTCAGGGGAGGAATTACCAAGAGCCACTTCTTTACATGTCCATCCATTTATGAACCAGAATTCTCTGCCTTCCGTGCTGCATTTACCAAATCCTGCAGCTTCGTCGTAATAATTGATGACGAAATGGACCTTTTAGACTGTGATCCCAATGACATTCTCAAGTTTAATGAGGCTGTTCAAAG ATGGGATCCCTCTCCTTGCGATGACGCCCCTCAGTTCAGGGCAATAGTTCCAAGTTTCTTTGCCACAGTGGAAGACATGGGTGCGGAGGCAAGCAAAATTCAAGGCCGTGACGTCCTTCCCTACATAAAGAAAGTG tgGCAAGAGCTGATCGCGGGGTACACGGAGAACGCTAAATGGCGATCGGCAAGCTGCATTCCTAACATGGAGGAGTACCTGAAGGCGTCGCTGCCGAGCATCAGCTCCACCACCATCGGTCTAAGCTCGCTGATGATGATGCCGGAGCCGATATCTGAAGAGGCCCTGAGGTTGATCGGACCAGGATCGCGATTCATGTACCTCATCAACCTCGTCTCCCGCCTTGCCAATGACCTGGCCACCTTCGAGACCGAGGCAGCCAACGGGGAGATCGCCTCCGCAGTGAGCTGCTACCAGAACGACCACGGTTGCACGCAGGAGGAAGCCATCGCGGCGGTGGAGGGCATCATCCAATCTTCGTGCCAGGAGCTGGAGTGGGAGCTGTTCAAGTCCATCGCGGTGGTGCCGGAGTGCTACCGCCGTGGGATCATAAATATCGCCAGGACCTCCTGCTTCGTGTACAAGAGAGGGGATTCCTACTCTCTGGCGGATGACGACGAGTACGCCACGCTCCTCAAGGATTACCTCTTCCGCCCTATTCAATGA